The following proteins are co-located in the Spinactinospora alkalitolerans genome:
- a CDS encoding YlbL family protein → MFRRAMTLIVAAALLVGFAVAGLFLRVPYLVASPGLALNTLDEHDGERIIGIEGRESYEHEGGLSMVTVQYAGGPDHRMDLFTALSAWLSPNQAVLPEEVVFPPDRSVEEITENQTLQMDSSQETALAAALNELEIDYETAAVVAGVSEGMPAEGLLETGDLITRIDGEAVADKAEAVEEVQDREPGDPVELTVSRDGETEEVVVESAESEEGDPVIGVLVGNDLEFPFEVDISVGEIGGPSAGMMFALGIMDRLSPEGLTGGHTIAGTGTIDVRGDVGGVSGVQQKMVSAQRQGAEYFFVAAESCSQTFDSAATGEIEVVKIEELGDAVDALESIRTGTGLDELPRC, encoded by the coding sequence ATGTTCCGTCGTGCGATGACCCTCATCGTCGCGGCCGCCCTGCTGGTCGGTTTCGCGGTCGCTGGATTGTTCCTCCGCGTGCCCTACCTGGTGGCCTCGCCGGGTCTGGCCCTCAACACCCTCGACGAGCACGACGGCGAGCGCATCATCGGGATCGAGGGGCGCGAGAGCTACGAGCACGAGGGCGGGCTGTCCATGGTCACCGTCCAGTACGCCGGCGGCCCCGATCACCGGATGGACCTGTTCACCGCGCTGAGCGCGTGGCTGTCCCCGAACCAGGCGGTGCTGCCCGAAGAGGTCGTCTTCCCGCCGGACCGCAGCGTCGAGGAGATCACCGAGAACCAGACGCTGCAGATGGACAGCTCTCAGGAGACCGCCCTCGCCGCCGCGCTCAACGAGCTGGAGATCGACTACGAGACGGCGGCCGTCGTCGCCGGGGTCAGCGAGGGGATGCCGGCCGAGGGCCTGCTGGAGACCGGTGACCTGATCACCCGGATCGACGGGGAGGCGGTCGCGGACAAGGCCGAGGCCGTGGAGGAGGTCCAGGACCGGGAGCCCGGCGACCCGGTGGAGCTGACCGTCAGCCGCGACGGCGAGACCGAGGAGGTCGTGGTCGAGTCGGCGGAGTCGGAGGAGGGCGACCCGGTCATCGGGGTCCTGGTCGGCAACGACCTGGAGTTCCCGTTCGAGGTCGACATCAGCGTCGGCGAGATCGGCGGCCCCAGCGCCGGCATGATGTTCGCGCTGGGGATCATGGACCGCCTCAGCCCCGAAGGGCTCACCGGTGGGCACACCATCGCCGGCACCGGGACGATCGACGTCAGGGGCGACGTCGGCGGGGTCAGCGGCGTCCAGCAGAAGATGGTCAGCGCCCAGCGGCAGGGCGCGGAGTACTTCTTCGTCGCGGCCGAGAGCTGCTCCCAGACCTTCGACTCCGCCGCCACCGGCGAGATCGAGGTTGTCAAGATCGAGGAGCTCGGCGACGCCGTCGACGCGTTGGAGTCCATCCGCACCGGCACCGGCCTCGACGAGCTCCCGCGCTGCTAG
- a CDS encoding IS630 family transposase: MAERGRRKRPLVVSDEDRRTLEQIARRRTSAQVMAQRARIILRCAEGGSDGQVAEELGVWPQTVGKWRNRYIDGGIQGLSDKERPGQPRKISDAKGEEVIRATLETPPPDGGTHWSTRMMAAESGLNQTAVSRIWRAFGLKPHLVDEWKLSTDPFFIEKVRDVTGLYLNPPDHALVLCVDEKSQIQALNRSAPVLPMMPAVPQRQTHDYIRAGTTTLFAALDAASGTVISAQHRRHRAVEFRRFLNQIDRETPPGLDVHLVLDNYGTHKAPIIKDWLPAHPRFHLHFIPTYSSWMNLVERFFAEITRRMIRRGTYTSVKELELALQAWIDEWNADPKPFVWSKSAEEIFETITAYLNRINDSEH; this comes from the coding sequence ATGGCGGAACGCGGACGGCGCAAGAGGCCCTTGGTGGTCAGTGACGAGGACCGGCGCACGCTGGAGCAGATCGCGCGGCGGCGAACATCGGCGCAGGTCATGGCCCAACGGGCGCGGATCATTCTGCGGTGCGCCGAAGGCGGCTCCGACGGTCAGGTCGCCGAAGAACTCGGCGTGTGGCCCCAAACCGTAGGCAAGTGGCGCAACCGCTACATCGACGGCGGCATTCAAGGGCTTTCCGACAAGGAGCGGCCGGGCCAGCCCCGCAAGATCAGCGACGCAAAGGGCGAAGAAGTGATCCGGGCGACCCTGGAGACGCCTCCGCCCGATGGCGGAACGCACTGGTCGACACGGATGATGGCCGCCGAGTCCGGACTCAACCAGACCGCGGTGTCGCGGATCTGGCGCGCGTTCGGATTGAAGCCCCACCTCGTCGACGAATGGAAGCTGTCCACCGACCCGTTCTTCATCGAGAAGGTCCGTGACGTCACCGGGCTCTACCTGAACCCGCCCGATCACGCGCTTGTTCTGTGTGTGGACGAGAAGTCCCAGATCCAGGCGCTGAACCGCTCGGCCCCGGTGCTGCCGATGATGCCGGCGGTGCCCCAGCGCCAGACCCACGACTACATCCGCGCAGGTACGACGACCTTGTTCGCCGCGCTGGATGCGGCCTCGGGCACGGTGATCTCCGCCCAGCACCGCCGCCACCGCGCCGTCGAGTTCCGCAGGTTCCTCAACCAGATCGACCGGGAGACGCCCCCGGGCCTCGATGTGCACCTGGTCCTGGACAACTACGGCACGCACAAAGCGCCCATCATCAAGGACTGGCTGCCGGCCCATCCGCGTTTCCACCTGCATTTCATCCCGACCTACTCCAGTTGGATGAATCTGGTGGAGCGGTTCTTCGCCGAGATCACCCGCCGGATGATCCGGCGGGGCACCTATACCTCGGTCAAGGAACTGGAGTTGGCCCTGCAGGCCTGGATCGACGAGTGGAACGCGGACCCCAAGCCGTTCGTATGGTCCAAGAGCGCCGAGGAGATCTTCGAGACCATCACCGCATATCTTAATCGAATTAACGACTCAGAGCACTAG
- a CDS encoding PPA1309 family protein has protein sequence MSFNIREVVLDLERHASEQGWDQPVRVYALVPTADLLAREPQLAGLLGVSEPVDAEELTPIEQEPLPAELPIEDALGRMAWPESVTGCALVMERLVLKGSDETLDPPRSGDLGAWAKEQPGSEEVRMVAAVLRDGTRHSALRMRDHDSEDQVLNGQDLVPALTSALALTLEED, from the coding sequence GTGTCTTTCAACATTCGCGAAGTCGTCCTGGACCTCGAGCGCCACGCGTCGGAGCAGGGCTGGGACCAGCCCGTCCGGGTGTATGCGCTGGTGCCGACCGCCGACCTGCTGGCCCGCGAACCGCAACTGGCCGGATTGCTGGGGGTGAGCGAACCGGTGGACGCCGAGGAGCTGACCCCGATCGAGCAGGAGCCGCTGCCGGCCGAGCTGCCGATCGAGGACGCCCTGGGCCGCATGGCCTGGCCCGAGTCGGTGACCGGGTGCGCGCTGGTGATGGAGCGGCTGGTGCTGAAGGGGTCCGACGAGACGCTGGACCCGCCGAGGAGCGGCGATCTGGGGGCGTGGGCCAAGGAGCAGCCGGGCAGCGAGGAGGTCCGCATGGTCGCGGCCGTGCTGCGCGACGGCACCCGGCACTCGGCCCTGCGGATGCGCGACCACGACAGTGAGGACCAGGTGCTGAACGGGCAGGATCTGGTCCCGGCGCTGACGTCGGCGCTCGCGCTGACCCTGGAGGAGGACTGA
- a CDS encoding UPF0182 family membrane protein, protein MPRRSRLLAPVAAAVVVIIAGIMLAASFWTDYKWFESVGFTSVFTTELRTRGLLFVGGGLVMALVVGASVYFAYRARPAYRPMSLEQQGLDRYRMSIDPHRKLFFWGVVGGLALLTGASASAEWQTYLQFANAAEFGRNDPQFGIDISFFTFVYPFLRAILGYLFAAVVIAFIAAVIVHYLYGGVRLQSQGQRATPAARVHLSVLLGLFVLLKAAAYWLDQYGLVFSNRGYTPGASYTDVNAVLYAKIILFIIALVCAALFFANIYFKNAMVPMVSLGLLVLSAILIGGVYPAIVQQFTVNPNEQRLEEPYIQRNIEATRDAYGIAEAEVTTYDAQTELTPAQLSEEASTIPSVRLVDPSVVSQTFQQMQQVRGFYQFPEVLDVDRYETPEGGTVDTVIAARELDGPPEGQDNWLTRHLVYTHGFGIVAAAGNQVDAEGRPVFTEYNIPPTGELSDAAGDYEPRIYFGHEGAEYVIVNAEPEYDYPLDAETEDVPTTEDAVTPTASPSPEADSAQAPADGDQQQEDETPAEGQSPAAEEPAAEDPGGGNDSGQATNRYEGDGGVQLSSFFDRILYAVKYQEPDILLNNAINSESQIIYERDPADRVEKVAPFLTVDGKPYPAVIDGRIQWIVDAYTTSNGYPYSSPIDLANATEDTFTEGTDAVNTLPGNQVNYIRNSVKATVDAYDGTVRLYGWDESDPVLQTWSNAFPDIITSREEIDEDLSAHLRYPDDLFKVQREILKRYHVVNANAFYGGQDFWDVPTDPTQEGESPEPPYRQTLRYPGDESASFSLTSTFVPRGRENLAAFMAVDGDPSSENYGQLRLLELPRSTVILGPGQVQNAFQSDAGVREVLLPLEQSSAEVTYGNLLTLPFAGGLLYVEPLYVQAGGGDQASYPLLQQVMVGFGEEVAIGSNLQDALNNLFEGEAAPLPEGEEAPEEGQEEAGAGQPSGDLASALQDASEAYDEGQQALQDGDFAAYGEANERLQEALERAEAASGE, encoded by the coding sequence ATGCCTCGTCGATCCCGGCTGCTCGCGCCCGTCGCGGCAGCAGTGGTCGTCATCATCGCAGGCATCATGCTGGCCGCCAGCTTCTGGACCGACTACAAGTGGTTCGAATCGGTGGGCTTCACCTCGGTCTTCACGACCGAACTGCGCACCAGAGGACTGCTGTTCGTCGGGGGCGGCCTGGTGATGGCGCTCGTCGTCGGCGCGAGCGTCTACTTCGCCTACCGCGCCCGCCCCGCCTACCGCCCCATGAGCCTTGAGCAGCAGGGCCTGGACCGGTACAGGATGTCGATCGACCCGCACCGCAAGCTCTTCTTCTGGGGTGTCGTCGGCGGCCTCGCCCTGCTCACCGGCGCTTCCGCAAGCGCCGAATGGCAGACCTACCTGCAGTTCGCCAACGCCGCCGAGTTCGGTCGCAACGACCCGCAGTTCGGCATCGACATCTCCTTCTTCACCTTCGTCTACCCCTTCCTGCGAGCCATCCTCGGCTACCTGTTCGCCGCCGTGGTCATCGCGTTCATCGCGGCCGTCATCGTGCACTACCTCTACGGGGGCGTCCGCCTGCAGTCCCAGGGGCAGCGTGCGACCCCCGCCGCGCGGGTGCACCTCTCGGTGCTGCTCGGCCTGTTCGTGCTGCTGAAGGCGGCGGCCTACTGGCTCGACCAGTACGGGCTCGTCTTCTCCAACCGCGGCTACACCCCGGGCGCGTCCTACACCGACGTCAACGCGGTCCTCTACGCGAAGATCATCCTCTTCATCATCGCGCTCGTCTGCGCCGCGCTGTTCTTCGCCAACATCTACTTCAAGAACGCCATGGTGCCGATGGTCAGCCTCGGCCTCCTGGTGCTCTCCGCGATCCTGATCGGCGGCGTCTACCCGGCGATCGTCCAGCAGTTCACGGTCAACCCGAACGAGCAGCGGCTGGAGGAGCCCTACATCCAGCGCAACATCGAGGCCACGCGCGACGCCTACGGCATCGCCGAAGCCGAGGTCACCACCTATGACGCGCAGACGGAGCTGACCCCGGCCCAGTTGTCGGAGGAGGCCTCGACCATCCCCAGCGTCCGCCTCGTCGACCCCTCGGTGGTCTCGCAGACGTTCCAGCAGATGCAGCAGGTCCGCGGCTTCTACCAGTTCCCCGAGGTGCTGGACGTCGACCGCTACGAGACGCCCGAGGGCGGCACCGTCGACACCGTCATCGCCGCCCGCGAGCTCGACGGCCCGCCCGAGGGCCAGGACAACTGGCTGACCCGCCACCTCGTCTACACGCACGGCTTCGGCATCGTCGCCGCGGCCGGCAACCAGGTCGACGCCGAGGGCCGCCCGGTCTTCACCGAGTACAACATCCCGCCCACCGGCGAGCTCTCGGATGCCGCCGGCGACTACGAGCCGCGGATCTACTTCGGCCACGAGGGCGCCGAGTACGTCATCGTCAACGCCGAGCCGGAGTACGACTACCCGCTCGACGCCGAGACCGAGGACGTCCCCACCACCGAGGACGCGGTCACCCCGACCGCCTCGCCCTCGCCCGAGGCCGACAGCGCGCAGGCGCCCGCCGACGGCGACCAGCAGCAGGAGGATGAGACGCCGGCGGAGGGGCAGTCGCCGGCCGCCGAGGAGCCCGCGGCGGAGGACCCCGGAGGCGGCAACGACTCCGGCCAGGCCACCAACCGCTACGAGGGCGACGGCGGCGTCCAGCTCAGCAGCTTCTTCGACCGCATCCTCTACGCGGTGAAGTACCAGGAGCCGGACATCCTGCTCAACAACGCGATCAACAGCGAGTCGCAGATCATCTACGAGCGCGACCCCGCCGACCGCGTGGAGAAGGTCGCCCCGTTCCTCACCGTGGACGGCAAGCCCTACCCCGCGGTGATCGACGGCAGGATCCAGTGGATCGTCGACGCCTACACCACGTCCAACGGCTATCCCTACTCCTCGCCGATCGACCTGGCCAACGCCACCGAGGACACCTTCACCGAGGGCACCGACGCGGTGAACACGCTCCCCGGCAACCAGGTCAACTACATCCGCAACTCGGTCAAGGCCACCGTCGACGCCTACGACGGCACGGTCAGGCTGTACGGCTGGGACGAGTCGGACCCGGTGCTGCAGACCTGGTCCAACGCGTTCCCCGACATCATCACCTCCAGGGAGGAGATCGACGAGGACCTCAGCGCGCACCTGCGCTACCCGGACGACCTGTTCAAGGTGCAGCGGGAGATCCTGAAGCGCTACCACGTCGTCAACGCCAACGCCTTCTACGGCGGCCAGGACTTCTGGGACGTCCCGACCGACCCGACCCAGGAGGGCGAGAGCCCGGAGCCGCCGTACCGGCAGACGCTGCGCTACCCGGGGGACGAGTCCGCCAGCTTCTCGCTGACCTCGACGTTCGTCCCGCGCGGCCGTGAGAACCTGGCCGCGTTCATGGCGGTCGACGGTGATCCGTCCTCGGAGAACTACGGCCAACTGCGGCTCCTGGAGCTGCCGCGCAGCACGGTGATCCTCGGCCCTGGACAGGTGCAGAACGCCTTCCAGTCCGACGCCGGCGTGCGCGAGGTCCTGCTGCCACTGGAGCAGAGCTCCGCGGAGGTCACCTACGGCAACCTGCTCACGCTGCCGTTCGCCGGCGGCCTGCTCTACGTCGAACCGCTCTACGTGCAGGCCGGCGGCGGCGACCAGGCGTCCTACCCGCTGCTCCAGCAGGTCATGGTGGGCTTCGGCGAGGAGGTCGCCATCGGCAGCAACCTCCAGGACGCCCTGAACAACCTGTTCGAGGGCGAGGCCGCGCCACTGCCCGAGGGCGAGGAGGCCCCTGAGGAGGGGCAGGAGGAAGCCGGGGCCGGCCAGCCCAGCGGTGACCTCGCCTCGGCCCTCCAGGACGCCTCGGAGGCCTACGACGAAGGCCAGCAGGCGCTGCAGGACGGCGACTTCGCCGCCTACGGCGAGGCCAACGAGAGGCTCCAGGAGGCGCTGGAGCGCGCCGAGGCGGCGTCCGGGGAGTAG
- a CDS encoding MerR family transcriptional regulator has protein sequence MEWSIHHAARSAGVTGRTLRHYGDVGLPAPSRIGDSGYRYFDHDAIVRLQRILLLRDLGLSLSAIAR, from the coding sequence ATGGAGTGGTCGATTCACCACGCTGCCCGATCCGCTGGAGTCACCGGCAGGACGCTGCGACACTACGGTGATGTCGGTCTGCCGGCGCCTTCCCGGATTGGCGATAGCGGATACCGGTACTTCGACCATGATGCGATTGTGCGGCTGCAGCGGATTCTCCTGCTCCGCGACCTGGGATTGAGCCTCAGCGCGATCGCGAGGTGA
- the hisN gene encoding histidinol-phosphatase: protein MAAFDDDLRLAHVLADAADDIALKHFRSLDLEVDTKPDLTPVTEADRSVEETLRGVLSRARPRDAVIGEEYGKTGNSARCWVLDPIDGTKNYVRGVPVWATLIALMDGDRPVVGVVSAPALYRRWWASKDRGTWTGRSLTKATRCHVSAVSKLEDASLSFSSLTGWERQQRLESFLGLTRSVWRTRAYGDFWSHVMVAEGAVDVSAEPELSLWDAAPLPIILEEAGGRASDLRGQDFVDGGPLVCTNGALHDAVLTELNGGPTPLRLT from the coding sequence ATGGCGGCCTTTGATGATGACCTGCGTCTCGCCCACGTCCTCGCCGACGCGGCCGACGACATCGCCCTCAAGCACTTCCGCTCCCTCGACCTGGAGGTCGACACGAAGCCGGACCTCACACCGGTGACCGAAGCCGACCGCTCCGTCGAGGAGACCCTGCGCGGCGTGCTGTCGCGGGCCCGCCCCCGCGACGCGGTGATCGGCGAGGAGTACGGCAAGACCGGCAACAGCGCCCGCTGCTGGGTGCTCGACCCCATCGACGGCACCAAGAACTACGTCCGCGGCGTGCCGGTGTGGGCGACCCTGATCGCGCTGATGGACGGCGACCGGCCGGTCGTCGGCGTGGTCTCGGCCCCGGCGCTGTACCGGCGCTGGTGGGCCTCAAAGGACAGGGGCACCTGGACCGGGCGCAGCCTCACCAAGGCCACGCGCTGCCACGTGTCGGCGGTGTCGAAGCTGGAGGACGCCTCGCTGTCGTTCTCCTCGCTGACCGGATGGGAGCGGCAGCAGCGCCTGGAGTCCTTCCTCGGCCTGACCCGCTCGGTGTGGCGCACCCGGGCCTACGGGGACTTCTGGTCGCACGTGATGGTCGCGGAGGGCGCGGTGGACGTCTCCGCCGAGCCGGAGCTGTCGCTGTGGGACGCCGCTCCCCTGCCGATCATCCTGGAGGAGGCCGGCGGGCGGGCGAGCGACCTGCGCGGACAGGACTTCGTCGACGGCGGCCCGCTGGTGTGCACCAACGGGGCGCTGCACGACGCCGTGCTGACCGAGCTGAACGGCGGCCCCACCCCGCTGCGCCTGACCTGA
- a CDS encoding TetR/AcrR family transcriptional regulator translates to MIPVNEAGGTGGPPARGVRDRLIDAAYSEIVSGHWARMRMADIASAAGVSRQTLYNEFGTKEGLLQAVVLREAEAFLDRVMEILTDHDAEPARAVGQAARWTLTASGQNLLLRAIITGDTGLLPVLTTRAEPLQEALGERMTAFLLERRPELGERAAAIAEVSLRLTISYVLLPIDTDQAVQRVELAVHSMFLAARELPEPSRR, encoded by the coding sequence ATGATCCCTGTCAACGAGGCGGGCGGGACCGGAGGCCCTCCGGCGAGAGGCGTCCGCGACCGGCTCATCGACGCCGCATACTCCGAGATCGTCTCCGGGCATTGGGCGCGCATGCGCATGGCCGACATCGCCTCGGCCGCGGGCGTGTCGCGGCAGACCCTCTACAACGAGTTCGGGACGAAGGAGGGGCTGCTGCAGGCCGTGGTGCTGCGGGAGGCCGAGGCCTTCCTGGACCGCGTGATGGAGATCCTCACCGACCACGACGCCGAGCCCGCCCGCGCGGTCGGTCAGGCCGCCCGCTGGACGCTCACCGCCTCGGGGCAGAATCTGCTGCTGCGCGCGATCATCACCGGCGACACCGGGCTGCTCCCGGTCCTCACCACCCGCGCCGAGCCGCTGCAGGAGGCGCTGGGGGAGCGGATGACCGCGTTCCTGCTGGAGCGCCGGCCGGAACTGGGCGAGCGCGCCGCCGCGATCGCGGAGGTGTCGCTGCGCCTCACCATCTCCTATGTCCTGCTCCCCATCGACACCGACCAGGCCGTGCAGCGGGTGGAGCTGGCCGTGCACAGCATGTTCCTCGCCGCGAGGGAGCTGCCGGAGCCCTCGCGCCGGTGA
- a CDS encoding HAD family hydrolase gives MSDNQYPQPVPPAFLFDLDGTLIDSVYQHVIAWRTALVEMNIDLSVWRIHRRIGMSGGLFVSALMRETGVELTPEQVRQVQRAHAREYLKQHDSVRPLPGASELLHTLTDRGIKWAIATSGRRETAGAALALLGLPEDTPMITRDLVRHAKPDPDLFMAAAYRLDVDPRSAMVVGDSVWDLLAARRAGALGVGVLCGGYGREELERAGAYRVYSDPGDMLVRLDELGVRGGAVLDL, from the coding sequence GTGAGCGACAACCAGTACCCCCAGCCCGTGCCGCCCGCGTTCCTGTTCGACCTCGACGGCACCCTGATCGACAGCGTCTACCAGCACGTCATCGCCTGGCGCACCGCGCTGGTGGAGATGAACATCGACCTCTCGGTGTGGCGGATCCACCGCCGCATCGGGATGAGCGGGGGCCTCTTCGTCTCCGCGCTGATGCGCGAGACCGGGGTCGAACTGACGCCGGAGCAGGTCAGACAGGTGCAGCGGGCGCACGCGCGGGAGTACCTCAAGCAGCACGACTCCGTCCGGCCGCTGCCCGGCGCATCGGAGCTGCTGCACACTCTCACCGACCGCGGCATCAAGTGGGCGATCGCCACCAGCGGCCGCCGCGAGACGGCCGGTGCGGCGCTGGCACTGCTCGGCCTGCCCGAGGACACCCCGATGATCACCCGCGACCTCGTACGCCACGCCAAGCCCGATCCCGACCTGTTCATGGCGGCGGCCTACCGGCTGGACGTGGACCCGCGCTCCGCCATGGTCGTCGGCGACAGCGTGTGGGACCTGCTCGCCGCACGGCGAGCAGGCGCGCTGGGCGTCGGAGTGCTGTGCGGCGGCTACGGCAGGGAGGAGCTGGAGCGCGCCGGCGCCTACCGGGTCTACAGCGACCCGGGGGACATGCTGGTCCGTCTGGACGAGCTCGGCGTGCGCGGTGGCGCCGTCCTGGACCTGTGA
- a CDS encoding YeeE/YedE family protein yields the protein MTTSTPPSAPVPEATAARSPASRLLFHNALSAPPPRAPSLGPVRWVPLVLALAGLAALTAFVWSAHGAEPGLLLLLGGGLGIALFHSRFGFTSAWRRLVSVGNGAGLRAHALLLGTTATLFALVIGTGTGLFGAAPEPSAGPLGVGLIIGAFLFGLGMQLGGACASGTLFAVGSGQSAIVLTLFGFIAGSVLYSLQWEAVNDLPALPPFLLADHIGWLGSWLVTVAVLAAVVAATRVIQNRRTPPPTGAVPSTKGATRIIRGSWPMLAGAVVLAALGAGVLLVSGGAWGVTSAFNLWGAKFLQMLGAHPETWAFWRQPDQAAQLAGPVLADKTSLTNIGIMVGAAVAAAAGGAWKLHTGIRWNVAAAAVLGGVLMGIGARLAGGCNIGAYLAGIASGSLHGWLWAVAALAGTWLGLRGRSLFGIANPKPEDSAC from the coding sequence ATGACGACCTCCACACCCCCTTCTGCCCCGGTCCCCGAGGCCACCGCCGCGCGCTCTCCCGCATCGCGGCTGCTGTTCCACAACGCCCTGTCCGCTCCGCCGCCGCGCGCGCCCTCCCTCGGCCCCGTGCGGTGGGTGCCGCTGGTGCTCGCGCTCGCCGGCCTGGCCGCGCTGACCGCCTTCGTGTGGTCCGCGCACGGCGCCGAACCCGGGCTGCTGCTCCTGCTCGGTGGAGGGCTGGGCATCGCCCTGTTCCACTCCCGGTTCGGCTTCACCTCGGCCTGGCGGCGGCTCGTCTCCGTCGGCAACGGCGCCGGGCTGCGCGCGCACGCACTGCTGCTCGGCACCACCGCGACCCTGTTCGCGCTGGTCATCGGTACCGGGACCGGTCTGTTCGGCGCGGCCCCGGAGCCCTCGGCCGGGCCCTTGGGGGTCGGGCTGATCATCGGCGCGTTCCTGTTCGGCCTGGGCATGCAGCTCGGCGGCGCGTGCGCCTCCGGCACGCTGTTCGCCGTCGGGTCCGGCCAGTCCGCGATCGTGCTGACCCTCTTCGGCTTCATCGCCGGCTCGGTGCTCTACAGTCTGCAGTGGGAGGCGGTCAACGACCTGCCCGCGCTGCCCCCGTTCCTGCTCGCCGACCACATCGGCTGGCTCGGCTCGTGGCTGGTCACCGTCGCGGTGCTCGCCGCGGTCGTCGCCGCCACCCGGGTGATCCAGAACCGCCGCACCCCGCCCCCGACGGGCGCGGTGCCGAGCACGAAGGGCGCGACCCGGATCATCCGCGGCTCCTGGCCGATGCTCGCCGGAGCGGTGGTGCTCGCGGCGCTGGGCGCGGGCGTACTCTTGGTCTCCGGCGGCGCCTGGGGCGTGACCAGCGCGTTCAACCTCTGGGGCGCGAAGTTCCTGCAGATGCTCGGCGCCCATCCCGAGACCTGGGCGTTCTGGCGGCAGCCGGACCAGGCTGCGCAGCTCGCCGGCCCGGTCCTGGCCGACAAGACCAGCCTCACCAACATCGGCATCATGGTCGGCGCGGCCGTCGCCGCTGCGGCGGGCGGAGCCTGGAAGCTGCACACCGGGATCCGGTGGAACGTCGCGGCCGCCGCCGTCCTCGGCGGCGTCCTGATGGGCATCGGCGCCCGCCTCGCCGGAGGCTGCAACATCGGGGCCTACCTGGCCGGCATCGCCTCGGGGAGCCTGCACGGCTGGCTGTGGGCCGTCGCGGCCCTCGCCGGAACCTGGCTGGGGCTGCGGGGCCGCTCCCTGTTCGGCATCGCCAACCCCAAGCCTGAGGACAGTGCTTGCTGA
- the rsgA gene encoding ribosome small subunit-dependent GTPase A, with product MKGRGRRLDEDDVRVRARGGSRPRTRRRPAHEDAEQGFVTGVDRGRYRCLVDDRAVVAMKARELGRGSIVVGDRVALVGDLSGRPDTLARVVRVEERTSVLRRTADDTDPVERVIVANADQLAVVVSLADPEPQPRLIDRCLVAAYDAGLDPLLCLTKSDLAAPDELLATYATLDVPYVVTCSDGDGVAALREHLLGRLSVLVGSSGVGKSTLVNMLVPEAERTVGHVNPVTGRGRHTSTSAVALPIEGGWIIDTPGVRSFGLAHIEPDDVVAGFPDLDEAVAECPPGCPHTGDAPGCALDAWLDEGRLDPNRVASMRRLLSSRESDE from the coding sequence GTGAAAGGCCGCGGTCGCCGCCTGGACGAGGACGACGTCCGGGTCCGGGCCCGGGGCGGATCGCGCCCGCGCACCCGCAGACGCCCCGCGCACGAGGACGCCGAACAGGGGTTCGTGACCGGGGTGGACCGCGGGCGCTACCGGTGCCTGGTGGACGACCGCGCGGTCGTGGCCATGAAAGCCCGTGAGCTGGGCCGCGGCAGCATCGTCGTGGGCGACAGGGTGGCGCTGGTCGGCGACCTGAGCGGCCGACCCGACACCCTGGCCCGGGTGGTGCGGGTCGAGGAGCGGACCTCGGTGCTGCGCCGCACCGCCGACGACACCGACCCGGTGGAGCGGGTGATCGTCGCGAACGCCGACCAGCTCGCCGTCGTCGTCTCGCTGGCCGATCCCGAGCCGCAGCCGCGCCTCATCGACCGCTGCCTGGTCGCGGCCTACGACGCCGGCCTCGACCCGCTGCTGTGCCTGACCAAGTCCGACCTCGCCGCCCCCGATGAACTGCTGGCCACCTACGCCACGCTCGACGTGCCCTACGTGGTGACCTGCAGCGACGGCGACGGCGTCGCCGCCCTGCGCGAGCACCTGCTGGGCCGGTTGAGCGTGCTCGTCGGCTCCTCGGGCGTGGGCAAGTCGACGCTGGTCAACATGCTCGTTCCGGAGGCCGAGCGCACCGTGGGGCACGTGAACCCGGTGACCGGGCGCGGTCGGCACACCTCCACCTCGGCGGTGGCGCTGCCGATCGAGGGCGGCTGGATCATCGACACGCCGGGCGTGCGCAGCTTCGGCCTGGCCCACATCGAACCCGACGACGTGGTGGCCGGCTTCCCCGACCTGGACGAGGCCGTCGCGGAGTGCCCCCCGGGCTGCCCGCACACCGGGGACGCCCCCGGCTGCGCCCTGGACGCGTGGCTCGACGAGGGCCGCCTCGACCCCAACCGCGTGGCCTCCATGCGCCGCCTGCTCAGCAGCCGCGAGAGCGACGAGTAG